Part of the Halobellus ruber genome is shown below.
ATAGACGACATCTTCGAGAACCCCGTCCACCCCTACACGCAGGGGCTGCTGGGATCGATCCCGGACCTACAGGATCCGGAACCGCGCCTCCAGCCCATCGAGGGTAACGTCCCCAGCCTCTTCGACGAAGAGATGGGCGACCGGTGTTACTTCGCCGACCGGTGTCCGAAGGCGATGGACGCCTGCCTGGAGACCCCCCCCGAGCAGGACGCCGAGGGCAGCAGCGACCACGCGGCGAAGTGTGTCCTCACTGACCGCGAGTATACCCCGGCCGAGGCGGTTCCGAGGGGATACTTCGAGGACGCCGAGACGGCGGGTGGGACCGATGAGTGAGTCGACACCGGGTGCGGAACCGTTGGTGGAGGTCGAGGGACTGGAGAAGTACTACTACGAACAGGACACGATACTCGACCGGCTACTGGGCCGGGACCCGGTGAGCATAAAGGCCGTCGACGGCCTCGACTTCGAGATCCACGAGGGGGAGACGCTGGGGCTGGTCGGCGAGTCCGGTTGTGGCAAGTCAACGACCGGTGAGACCCTGCTGCGGCTGCGGGAGGCGACTGACGGGCAGGTTCGCTTCGACGGGCAGAACCTGTTCGAGATGACCGACGGCGAGCTCACGGAGTTCCGCAGGCGGGCGCAGGTGGTCTTCCAGGATCCCTTCTCCAGCCTCGACCCTCGGATGACCGCCGGCGAGATCATCACCGAACCGCTGGAGATCCACGACATTGCCGGCCCCGCGGAGCGCCGCGAGCGGGCGATCGACCTCCTCGAGCGGGTCGGGCTCTCCGGCGACCAGATCGACCGCTACCCCAACGAGTTCTCCGGCGGCCAGCGCCAGCGGATCGGGATCGCCCGCGCCCTCGCACTCGAGCCCGACTTCATCGTGCTCGACGAGCCCGTCAGCGCGCTGGACGTCTCCGTCCAGGCACAGGTGCTCAACCTGCTGGAGGACCTCCAGGCGGAGTTCGATCTCACCTACCTCTTCATCGCCCACGACCTGAGCGTCGTCCGGCACATCTCCGACCGGGTTTCGGTGATGTATCTGGGGGAAATAGTCGAGACCGGCAGTGTCGAGGACATCTTCGAGAGCCCCGCACACCCCTACACGAGGGCGTTGCTGGAGAGCGTTCCACGAGCGAGCGCCGACGAGCACGGGCGGCGGGTCGACACCCTGGAGGGGGACGTCCCGTCGCCGCGCGCTCCGCCGGACGGCTGTCGGTTCCACACTCGATGCCCCCACGCCCGCGAGGCCTGTCGCGCCGAGGTACCCGCCGACATTGAGGTCGAATCCGGACAGTACGCCGCCTGCTTCCGGAACGTCGACGATCATCCCTACTGGCGGAGTGAGCCGCTTGCCCACGCCGAGGTGAACGCCGGCGGGGAGTGATACAGACTGTCGTGGCCCGTTTCAGCACTGCCCGAAGAGTAGCGGTCCCACGGTCGGAAAATCGGACCTCGGGAATCTGCGTTGATTGTTTGATCAAGGGATGACGTGCACGAAGGGATGGACTATCGAACGATCTACGACCTTGGCGTTCGGCGACTGGGTGGTCTGACGGACTCGGATGGTTGCCGGTTCACTCGCCGGAGACGGGGCGACGGAGTGACCGAAGGGAGCGACGATGGCTTTTCGCCGAGCTTTTGCCAGCGATCGAAGGGCGCACAACAAGGGGTCGGTGCGCACACTCGCTATCGCGGTTCACTCGAATGAATTAGACAATGATAACGCGCATCGGATCCTGAACCATCCTATTCAGGTCCGATCCGAGAGGAAGTCCGTACTGAAGACGATGTACGCGAGGACGCTACAGAACAGGATCGGCGGGAGCAGCGCGAAGGCCCACAGCGGCTCGATCCCCCAACTGAGGATCAACACGACGTTCCCGATACCCAGCGCCAGGAACGGCGCGACCGCAAGCGCCGCGCGCTTGCGGTTCCTGCCGCCCGACTCGGAGGCAAGCGGCGCGTTCGGGTCGAACTCGTCGTCGGCGGGTTCGTCGGCCGACGTCGGAGACGACATAACAGAACGCCCGTGCCCGAGCGACAAAAACGCCGCGTTCCTCGGTACTCGCCGTCTCACTCCGTCCGCCCGTCACCTTCGAGCCGCGACGCGAGTTCGACGAGCGCGAACAGCCCGCCGAGGAGCGCGGTCGAAACCGCGATCCCGTAGAGCGCGAGCGCCCCGGGCGTCACCGGTACGGCGAACCCGGTCCCGAGGACTGCCGCCTCGCTGAGGCGGCCGTTGCTGCCCACGAACCACCCGAGCCCCCCGGAGATCACGATCACGATCGCACCGACCGAAAGCAGGATCCGCCGGCCTAGCCCCGAGTGGCCCTCCGGAGCGGCGGCGTCGGTCCCGTCGCCGTCGCTTGCTGTCGTGATCTCGCCGCCGTCCGCGATCGCGGCGTCGCCGTTGCCCGCCAACCCGGCTCCGTCACCGTGGCCGGCCCCCACGCCGTCGCCGCGATCAACGGTCGCGGCGTCGTTACCGTTGGTCTCCGTGTGCACACCCGATCTACGGACGGGTGTGGATTTGGCGTTGTTGGTCGTGGCCGTTGCGGCGACCCGCCGACACCAACCTACAAGCGCCCGCCGGTCGAACCGCCGGCGATGACCGATGACCTCGTCGACCGCGCCCGCGAAGCGCTCGACCAGGCGTACGTCCCGTACTCCGAATACGCCGTCGGCGCGGCGCTTCGGACCGCCGACGGCTCCGTTTACGTCGGTTGCAACATCGAGAACGCCAACTACTCCAACAGCCTCCACGCCGAGGAGGTCGCGGTCGCCGCTGCGGTCGCGGACGGCCACCGCTCGTTCGATCGGATTGCAGTCACGTCAGGCGCCCGCGACGGCGTGACGCCCTGCGGGATGTGCCGCCAGACCCTCGCTGAGTTCGCCGACGCTGGTCTCCCCGTCGTCTGCGACGAGGGCGACGGCGGGACCACCACCTACACACTGGGCGAACTGCTGCCGAACACGATCTCGACGGACACGCTCGAAGCGGCTGCGGAGGGTCGCGACGGCGACGGGGAGTCGTAGCGGACGGGGCCCGTGCGTCGAGTCGACCGAGGTTTTCTCCACGTCCGACACGCTATTCACCGCCGGCGCCGACCACGGGGGTATGAACGACAGCGAAGACCCCAACGACGAGGTGCAGTACCACCTCGCGGTCGGTCCCGAGGACGTCGCCGACGCGGTCCTCCTTCCCGGCAACCCCGAGCGCGTCGACAAGATCACCGCGCTGTGGGACAGCTACGAGGAGCGGGCCGAACACCGCGAGTTTCGGACCGCGACGGGCACCTACGAGGACACGCCGATCTCCGTCACGTCGACCGGGATCGGGAGCCCCTCCGCGGCGATCGCGGTCGAGGAACTCGCCCGCGTCGGCGCCGACACGTTCGTCCGGGTGGGCTCCTGTGGGGCGATCCAGCCCGGGATGGACGTCGGCGACCTGGTGATCACCGACGGGGCGGTCCGCCAGGAGGGGACCTCCGCGGAGTACGTCCGCGAGGACTATCCCGCCGTCGCCGACCGGGAGGTCGTCTCGGCCCTCGTCGCCGCCGCCGAGCGCCTGGGCTACGACTACCACGTCGGGCTGACGATGAGCGCCGACTCCTTCTACACCGGGCAGGGCCGCGCCGGCTTCGAGGGGTTCCGGGCGGCGGGTTCGGAGTCGCTGATCGAGGACCTCCGGGAGGCGAACGTGAAGAACGTCGAGATGGAGGCCGCGGCGCTACTCACGCTCGCGACCGTCTACGGCCTGCGGGCGGGGGCGGTCTGCTCGGTGTACGCGAACCGCATCACCGGCGAGTTCCGGACCGAGGGCGAGTCCCGGGCGGCCGAGACCGCGAGTCTCGCGGTCCACCTGCTCGCGCGGATGGACGAGGTGAAGCGTGAGGCGGACGCCGACTGCTGGCATCCGGGACTGTCGCTCGATTGACGCTGAGGGCCGCGCCGGCAGGGCGAACCGCCCCTCCGAGGACCACGACCACGCTCCGACCGGTTCCGCAGTCCCTTTATTCGACGGCTCCGGATGTAGTGGTATGAGTACGCAAGTCGTCGTTGTCGGCGCGGGCTATGCGGGTGCGGGCGCCGTCAAACGGCTCGAAGACGAACTCGACCCCGGCGTCGATCTCACGTGGATCTCAGAACAGGACTACCACCTCGTCCTCCACGAGGTCCACCGGTGCATCCGGGACCCCAGCGTCGAATCGAAGGTCGCGATCCCGATCGACGAGATCAAATCGCCCTCGACGGAGTTCAAGCGCGGCCGGGTGACGAACGTCGACGTCGACGACCGGGTCGTCGAACTCGAAGACGGCGAGGTCGAGTACGACTACCTCCTTTTGGGGGTCGGCTCCGGCACCGCCTTCTTCGGCATCGACGGCCTGCAGGAACACGCCCACGAACTGAAAGGCCTCGACGACGCGCGGGCTATCCACGCCGATGTCGAGGCGGCGGCGGAAGACGCCTCCCGCGACGACCCCGCCCAGGTGATCGTCGGCGGCGCGGGGCTCTCCGGCATCCAGACCGCCGGTGAGATCGCCGAGTATCGCGACGAGCACAACGCGCCCATCGACGTGACCATCGTCGAGGGGCTCGACGAGGTCTTCCCGGGCAACGACTCCGAACTCCAGGGTGCGCTCCGCCGGCGGCTGGAAGCGCTCGACGTCGAGATCATCACGGGGGAGTTCATCTCGGAGGCCGACGAAGACGCCGTCTACCTCGGCGGCGGCGACGACGACCCCGGCGAAGAGATCGAGTACGACGTCCTGATCTGGACCGGCGGTATCACCGGCCACGACGAGGTCCACGGCGTCGACCTCGAACAGGACGACCGCTCACATCGGATCCACGCCGAAGCCGACTTCCAGACCTCGGACGAGCGGGTGTTCGCGGTGGGCGACGCCGCCTTAGTCGACCAAGGCGAGGACACGGTCGCGCCGCCGACCGCCCAGGCCGCCTGGCAGGCCGCGGAGGTTGCCGGCGAGAACGTCGCCCGCGCGGTGGAGGGCCGGCCGCTGAAGACGTGGCGCCACGACGACAAGGGGACCGTCATCTCGGTCGGCGACGACGCGGTCGCCCACGGCGTCAAGCTTCCGGGACTCGGCGAACTCCCGATCAACGTCTTCGGCGGGCCCGCCGCGCGGACGCTGAAGAAGGCGATCGCCGCGCGGTGGATCGCGGACGTCTCCTCCCCACGCAACGCGCTCGCAGCGTGGGGAAGTATGTAAGAAGTGTGATAGAACTGGCGAGGTATCGAGGCGCCGTCGACTGTTGCTACCGCCGACCGGTCAGTGGGACGGCTCCTCGACCGGCGCGCGCATGTCCTGAATCCGGAGGATGAGGATGTTTCCGGTGTCGTCCTTCCCGTCGACGGTTCCCTCGATCACGAGCTTCGAAAGCGGCGTGGGACCGACCGTCACGCCGTCGCCCTCGTGGAACTCCCGTACCGACCCCTGGATGTGGATCTCGGCCCGGCACAGTTCGGGGTGGTGTACCGAGGAGAGGTCGATCTCGTCGACGTTTGCGTTCTCGACTTCCTCGCCGTCGTGGTAGAGCGGGACGTACGCCGGCTCGTCCATCCGGTCCACGTCGAGCGCCTCGTAGGCGTTCGCGGTGGGCTTGTAGCCGCCCTTCGGGCCGGGGACCCCCTCGACGAGCTGGAGGGCTTTCAGGCTCTGCATCTGGTTTCTGATCGTCCCCGGGTTCCGGTCGACTTCCTCGGCGATGTCCTCTCCCTTCACCGCGTCCTCGCTCTCCCGGTGGAGGTTTATCAGCGCAGTCAGTATCGTCTTCTGACTGGACGTCAGTTCGATGGATGACATACGAATTCGTTCACTACATACGGTATTAAATCCGGTGGGTGGCCGGCCGTGGTTCCGAACAGTATTCGGATAATCCACCGATTACGGTACGTCCGTGTTGTTTTTTGCCGAAAGCTGTTCAAACACGTTCCATCCACCCGGAGCGGTCGTTCGCTTCAGGAACGACGGGTGCGCTACCCGCCGTCCGATTGCTCGGCGTAGCGGCGTTCGCGCTCACGGAACGCCTCGGCGCCGATCGCGGCCTCGAACGCCTCGAAGTCGACCGTCTCCGCGGCTCCGGCCGTCCCGTCGGCGGCGAGCGCGGCGTAGGTTTCCTGTAACGCCCGTGTGGCCGCGAACAGCCCCGAAAGCGGGTAGACCACGATGTCGAAGCCGATCGCGTCCAGTTCCGAGGCCGGGAGGTACGGCGTCTGCCCGCCCTCGATCATGTTTGCGAACGTCGGTACGTCGAACTCCTCGGCGACCGCCTCGAGTTCCGCGCGCGACCGCGGGGCCTCGACGAAGACCACGTCGGCACCGGCGTCGGCGTAGATGTGCCCCCGCCGGACGGCCTCCTCGAGCCCGTGTGGCTCGCGTGCGTCGGTTCGTCCGATGATGACGAAGTCCCCGTCGCGTTCGGCCCGCACGTCGGCCGCGGCGCGGATCCGCCGGGCGTGGTCGTCGGCATCGATCACCGACTTCTCCTCCATGTGCCCGCACCGTTTGGGCCACTGCTGGTCTTCGAGGATCCCGCCGGCGACCCCGGCG
Proteins encoded:
- a CDS encoding isocitrate lyase/PEP mutase family protein is translated as MNGSDPGATLRARIEAAEIAVMPGVYDALSGMLAEGAGFETVFTSGFSISATQLGKPDLGLLTMSENLRQIRSIVPSLSVPLVADLDTGYGNALNVRRTIEEAMDAGVAGGILEDQQWPKRCGHMEEKSVIDADDHARRIRAAADVRAERDGDFVIIGRTDAREPHGLEEAVRRGHIYADAGADVVFVEAPRSRAELEAVAEEFDVPTFANMIEGGQTPYLPASELDAIGFDIVVYPLSGLFAATRALQETYAALAADGTAGAAETVDFEAFEAAIGAEAFRERERRYAEQSDGG
- a CDS encoding Rrf2 family transcriptional regulator, coding for MSSIELTSSQKTILTALINLHRESEDAVKGEDIAEEVDRNPGTIRNQMQSLKALQLVEGVPGPKGGYKPTANAYEALDVDRMDEPAYVPLYHDGEEVENANVDEIDLSSVHHPELCRAEIHIQGSVREFHEGDGVTVGPTPLSKLVIEGTVDGKDDTGNILILRIQDMRAPVEEPSH
- a CDS encoding ABC transporter ATP-binding protein; amino-acid sequence: MSESTPGAEPLVEVEGLEKYYYEQDTILDRLLGRDPVSIKAVDGLDFEIHEGETLGLVGESGCGKSTTGETLLRLREATDGQVRFDGQNLFEMTDGELTEFRRRAQVVFQDPFSSLDPRMTAGEIITEPLEIHDIAGPAERRERAIDLLERVGLSGDQIDRYPNEFSGGQRQRIGIARALALEPDFIVLDEPVSALDVSVQAQVLNLLEDLQAEFDLTYLFIAHDLSVVRHISDRVSVMYLGEIVETGSVEDIFESPAHPYTRALLESVPRASADEHGRRVDTLEGDVPSPRAPPDGCRFHTRCPHAREACRAEVPADIEVESGQYAACFRNVDDHPYWRSEPLAHAEVNAGGE
- a CDS encoding nucleoside phosphorylase gives rise to the protein MNDSEDPNDEVQYHLAVGPEDVADAVLLPGNPERVDKITALWDSYEERAEHREFRTATGTYEDTPISVTSTGIGSPSAAIAVEELARVGADTFVRVGSCGAIQPGMDVGDLVITDGAVRQEGTSAEYVREDYPAVADREVVSALVAAAERLGYDYHVGLTMSADSFYTGQGRAGFEGFRAAGSESLIEDLREANVKNVEMEAAALLTLATVYGLRAGAVCSVYANRITGEFRTEGESRAAETASLAVHLLARMDEVKREADADCWHPGLSLD
- a CDS encoding NAD(P)/FAD-dependent oxidoreductase; protein product: MSTQVVVVGAGYAGAGAVKRLEDELDPGVDLTWISEQDYHLVLHEVHRCIRDPSVESKVAIPIDEIKSPSTEFKRGRVTNVDVDDRVVELEDGEVEYDYLLLGVGSGTAFFGIDGLQEHAHELKGLDDARAIHADVEAAAEDASRDDPAQVIVGGAGLSGIQTAGEIAEYRDEHNAPIDVTIVEGLDEVFPGNDSELQGALRRRLEALDVEIITGEFISEADEDAVYLGGGDDDPGEEIEYDVLIWTGGITGHDEVHGVDLEQDDRSHRIHAEADFQTSDERVFAVGDAALVDQGEDTVAPPTAQAAWQAAEVAGENVARAVEGRPLKTWRHDDKGTVISVGDDAVAHGVKLPGLGELPINVFGGPAARTLKKAIAARWIADVSSPRNALAAWGSM
- the cdd gene encoding cytidine deaminase, giving the protein MTDDLVDRAREALDQAYVPYSEYAVGAALRTADGSVYVGCNIENANYSNSLHAEEVAVAAAVADGHRSFDRIAVTSGARDGVTPCGMCRQTLAEFADAGLPVVCDEGDGGTTTYTLGELLPNTISTDTLEAAAEGRDGDGES